The sequence TGGTAGCCCGAccggaaaacacaatagccccgggaTGTCAGGCTCCGATTTTGCAAGCCCTGATGAAGTAATTGTGGTACTGTTAGTATTTACCTAATGTGTCTagtgcaaaaacacattctgtataATCATCCTTATGCCTGTTACTTAGAAGTTTAAAAACATCAGTCATCAGAGATTGTGAATGAGTGTGGGTACCGATGTGTGAATGGTACCTTACTGGAAATAAGAAGGAACGTTGTTGTTTGTGTGAACAGAACTTTTGTATATTTACATGCTGTCATGCTGGTGATTTAAAGGTAATTTCCCAGAATTACTGTGTGGTAGGGGCCATTAATTACTAAAAACAGACAGaagatttttcaattaaatatttgatagaaataaatcaaatctaaattttcCCAGCTGAAGCCTCTTTCAAAACATCTAATCaagacatttctgaataaaacagaatttaaaaggAGTCCtcataaatattgttaatattgtgtTTTAGTCAACAgacctacactactgttcaaagtatgaggtcagtaagatttcttttaagaaattcatttctaaaaagcagggactgttattttaaattataatatttcacattgttactgtttttactgtatctttgatcatATTAATGTcatttggtgagcagaagagactttcaaaaacataaaaatggtactagcttttgaacagtagtgtaactgTGGCAATTGAGGCAATGCAAACATATTTAGGACATTTTGTACCTGGTATGGAGTGTAGTTGTGGAGAGGTGGGGTGTATTGGGCCTCTCTACAGCTCGTGTCCTCATCCGAGGAGGATCCGGAGTGGTAATCTGACGTGACCCTCTCCACAGCGCTTGTCACTTTCTTTGTCACATCctctttatcatcatcatcatcatcaccacttGAGAAGGTGGCTACAGTAAAACCATGATTCCTCTCGCCATACCTGTAGCCAATTCAGAAGGAAAGATGTCAAAAAACAAACCTGTAGAGCACTTCTAAATAAATCTGCTTTATTTCATCAACTCACCTACAGCACACCTCTCCAGGGTCGACCCACAGTGTGAGCTCCTTAGGCAGACTGAGGTCCTTGTACTGCACTCCACTCTCAGCACAAGCTCTGAGCAATTCAGCATCCTCTTTATGAAAGCGGTTCACTCTGATGCACCTGCACAGGATACATTTATAGCTCATTTTAACATGACGCATCTGTTCTGACTGTCTGTGAAGGAACATGAGATGTCAATGAACAGTATTGCTTATAAGAGTGCTGTACCTGAATGCTTGGCCCTTGCTGGGGTTGTCTGGATACCAATGACCCTTGTACTTCTCCTGTAATGCTACCGTTAAACGCTCCACAAACAGGTCCACCTTTTCCACATCCAATTTCTCCGCCTTCTTTATCAACCGCTTCAGGAAAAAAACCACTGCTGCTATTTCTTTCTTCATCGTTAGCTGTTCAGCTGAAATTCAGGCCCAACTACTGTGAATACAGAGACTTTCATGAGTACAAAT is a genomic window of Cyprinus carpio isolate SPL01 chromosome B10, ASM1834038v1, whole genome shotgun sequence containing:
- the LOC109082516 gene encoding protein BTG3-like, which encodes MKKEIAAVVFFLKRLIKKAEKLDVEKVDLFVERLTVALQEKYKGHWYPDNPSKGQAFRCIRVNRFHKEDAELLRACAESGVQYKDLSLPKELTLWVDPGEVCCRYGERNHGFTVATFSSGDDDDDDKEDVTKKVTSAVERVTSDYHSGSSSDEDTSCREAQYTPPLHNYTPYQLVYASPPVWHPVPRKKFGPGKGHYFQRPHYMIRPPCRPSHSFKPHSWVQQGYRSKHGYWGSTSNLVHQLQ